From one Henriciella marina DSM 19595 genomic stretch:
- a CDS encoding aminopeptidase P family protein has product MRQNFDVKGGPQLGRKHLPLLREAMRAQGLDGFYIPHEDEFQNEYLPACNDRLTWATGFTGSAGAAMVFQDTAVIFADGRYTLQVKDQTDREFLEIEGLPDPGPFGWLAGQSRKGETLGYDPKLMTPNDLATLEESARKAGIQLKAVETNPIDAAWQDRPEEPVAPVSPHAVEHAGEDAEAKRERIAAALKADGANAAVITSPASVAWAFNIRGGDVACSPLPLSRAILKADGTADLFLDARKANDALRQHLGNRVRLRPMEEVEPAMAELKGQTISLDPALASAWFFSALEEAGASIVRQRDPVLLPKACKNETEIAGTEAAHTRDGAALTRFLHWLDTDAQSGEVTEIDAALKLESFREQLGDLNDLSFETISGAGPNGALPHYRVSSASNRKLERGSLYLVDSGGQYLDGTTDVTRTVPIGTPSADMRRHYTLVLKGHIALASVRFPTGTTGTHLDALARHPLWQAGLDYDHGTGHGVGVYLGVHEGPQRIAKPWNSVALRPGMIVSNEPGFYREGQYGIRIENLQYVTEAAEIEGGERKMLGFQNLTWAPLSRDLIDLDLLSPAELAWVNDYHNQVLDRIGPLVDGEVHDWLNAQCAPLGQ; this is encoded by the coding sequence ATGAGACAGAATTTCGACGTAAAAGGCGGCCCACAGCTTGGCCGCAAGCATCTGCCGCTTCTGCGCGAGGCAATGCGCGCGCAGGGCCTCGACGGCTTCTACATCCCGCATGAGGATGAGTTCCAGAATGAGTATCTGCCAGCCTGCAATGACCGGCTGACCTGGGCGACCGGTTTTACCGGGTCTGCCGGGGCCGCCATGGTGTTTCAGGACACGGCCGTCATCTTTGCCGACGGGCGCTACACGCTTCAGGTCAAGGACCAGACGGACCGCGAATTCCTTGAGATCGAAGGCCTGCCGGACCCCGGCCCGTTCGGCTGGCTTGCTGGCCAGTCCCGGAAAGGCGAGACGCTGGGTTATGATCCAAAGCTCATGACGCCAAACGATCTGGCGACGCTGGAAGAGAGCGCCCGCAAGGCGGGTATCCAGCTGAAAGCTGTCGAAACCAATCCGATCGATGCGGCCTGGCAGGACCGGCCTGAAGAGCCAGTGGCCCCGGTGTCACCGCACGCGGTCGAGCATGCAGGCGAAGACGCAGAAGCCAAGCGCGAGCGTATCGCTGCGGCGCTGAAAGCCGACGGGGCAAATGCCGCCGTCATTACATCGCCTGCCTCGGTTGCCTGGGCGTTCAATATTCGCGGCGGGGACGTTGCCTGTTCGCCGCTGCCGCTGTCGCGCGCCATCCTGAAAGCCGACGGCACTGCCGACCTGTTCCTCGATGCGCGCAAGGCAAATGACGCGCTTCGCCAGCATCTTGGCAACCGTGTCCGCCTGCGTCCCATGGAAGAGGTTGAGCCTGCCATGGCCGAGCTGAAAGGCCAGACGATCAGCCTCGATCCGGCTCTGGCCTCGGCCTGGTTCTTCAGCGCGCTGGAGGAAGCTGGCGCGAGCATTGTCCGCCAGCGTGATCCTGTCCTGCTGCCGAAGGCCTGCAAGAATGAAACGGAGATCGCCGGGACCGAAGCGGCCCATACCCGAGACGGCGCCGCCCTGACGCGGTTCCTGCACTGGCTGGACACCGATGCGCAGTCTGGCGAGGTCACGGAGATCGATGCCGCGCTGAAGCTTGAGAGCTTCCGCGAGCAACTGGGCGATCTCAACGATCTCTCCTTCGAGACGATTTCCGGTGCAGGCCCGAACGGCGCCCTGCCCCACTACCGCGTGTCTTCGGCGTCTAACCGCAAGCTGGAGCGCGGCTCGCTCTACCTCGTCGACAGCGGCGGGCAGTATCTGGACGGGACGACCGATGTCACCCGGACCGTGCCGATCGGTACGCCATCAGCCGATATGCGCCGCCATTACACGCTGGTGCTGAAAGGCCATATTGCGCTCGCCAGTGTGCGTTTTCCGACTGGCACGACGGGCACGCATCTTGATGCGCTGGCGCGTCATCCGCTCTGGCAGGCCGGTCTCGACTATGACCATGGCACGGGGCACGGCGTCGGTGTCTATCTCGGTGTCCATGAGGGCCCGCAGCGGATCGCAAAGCCGTGGAACAGCGTCGCGTTGCGCCCCGGCATGATCGTCTCCAATGAGCCGGGTTTCTACCGCGAAGGCCAGTACGGCATCCGCATAGAGAATTTGCAATATGTGACGGAAGCGGCCGAGATCGAAGGCGGCGAGCGCAAGATGCTCGGCTTCCAGAATTTGACGTGGGCCCCGCTGTCGCGTGACTTGATCGATCTGGATCTGCTGAGCCCGGCAGAGCTTGCATGGGTCAATGATTACCACAATCAGGTGCTGGACCGGATCGGCCCGCTGGTGGACGGCGAAGTCCATGACTGGCTGAACGCGCAATGTGCGCCGCTTGGCCAATAA
- the ligA gene encoding NAD-dependent DNA ligase LigA — MSSQKPPEDLSDAEARRELARLATEIKLADAAYYKEDDPHLSDADYDALRQRNLDVEAAFPHLKRKDSPSDRVGVEVSEAFSKITHGIPMLSLDNAFSDEDVAEFAARIRRFLGLGADEPLTITAEPKIDGLSLNLTYEDGVLIRAGTRGNGQVGEDVTVNARTIDDIPDKLAGEGWPSRIEIRGEVYMEGEAFKALNASQEAAGKKVFANPRNAAAGSLRQLDVAITRARPLRFFAYAWGEVSETFAETQSEAVAKLQEWGFVTNDLFKSHESVEGLLGAYANMAERRAMLGYDIDGVVYKVDRLDWQERLGFVSRFPRWAIAHKFPAERAVTKLEAIEIQVGRTGTLTPVARLTPVTVGGVVVSNATLHNEDEIARLDVRPGDMVEIQRAGDVIPQVLGVVDPDEDRAPPFRMPETCPECGSAAVREIDDKGEEDVRRRCTGGLTCPAQAVERLKHFVSRKALDIDGLGAKQVELFQSKGVMKGPQDIFRLATRLEDEGLPPLKDWEGFGETSARNLYDAIDQRRKPPFQRFLNGLGIRHVGEITSGLLARHYLNWESFWQVVEKAAAGDETAEADLLSIDGIGQTAVTSLKDFAAEAHNREMLESLLAEVEIEPAEAAASDSAVSGKTIVFTGTLEKMTRDEAKSRATALGAKVSGSVSAKTDILVAGPGAGSKLKKAEELGVRVITEDDWLELAGL, encoded by the coding sequence ATGAGTTCGCAGAAACCGCCAGAAGACCTTTCAGACGCTGAAGCCCGGCGCGAACTCGCCCGTCTCGCGACCGAAATAAAACTGGCGGACGCAGCCTATTACAAGGAAGATGATCCGCATCTGAGCGACGCCGACTATGACGCGCTACGCCAGCGCAATCTCGACGTCGAAGCCGCCTTCCCGCATCTCAAACGCAAGGACAGCCCGAGCGACCGGGTCGGCGTGGAAGTCTCTGAAGCCTTCAGCAAGATCACCCACGGCATTCCGATGCTGTCGTTGGACAATGCGTTTTCAGACGAAGATGTTGCCGAGTTCGCCGCCCGCATCCGCCGCTTCCTCGGGCTGGGTGCTGATGAGCCGCTCACCATAACCGCCGAGCCGAAGATCGATGGGCTTTCGCTCAACCTCACCTATGAGGACGGTGTGCTCATCCGGGCCGGTACGCGCGGCAATGGGCAGGTTGGCGAGGATGTAACCGTCAATGCGCGTACGATTGACGATATTCCAGACAAGCTCGCGGGCGAAGGCTGGCCGTCCCGTATCGAGATCCGCGGTGAGGTCTATATGGAGGGCGAGGCTTTCAAGGCGCTCAACGCGTCCCAGGAAGCGGCCGGCAAGAAAGTCTTCGCCAATCCGCGCAACGCTGCCGCTGGCAGTCTGCGTCAGCTCGATGTGGCCATCACGCGCGCCCGCCCCCTTCGCTTCTTTGCCTATGCCTGGGGCGAGGTCTCTGAAACCTTTGCCGAAACCCAGAGCGAAGCGGTCGCAAAGCTCCAGGAGTGGGGCTTTGTCACGAACGACCTCTTTAAATCACATGAGAGCGTTGAGGGATTGCTGGGCGCCTACGCCAACATGGCCGAGCGCCGCGCCATGCTTGGCTACGATATTGACGGCGTCGTCTACAAGGTCGACCGCCTCGACTGGCAGGAGAGGCTCGGCTTTGTCTCCCGCTTCCCGCGCTGGGCCATTGCCCATAAATTCCCGGCAGAGCGCGCCGTCACGAAACTTGAAGCCATCGAGATTCAGGTTGGCCGCACGGGCACGCTGACGCCTGTCGCGCGCCTGACGCCGGTCACGGTTGGCGGCGTCGTCGTCTCGAACGCGACGCTCCACAATGAAGATGAAATCGCCCGGCTGGATGTCCGCCCCGGCGATATGGTCGAGATACAGCGGGCCGGTGACGTCATTCCGCAGGTGCTCGGTGTGGTCGACCCTGACGAAGACCGCGCGCCGCCTTTCAGAATGCCTGAAACCTGCCCCGAATGCGGCTCTGCGGCTGTCCGGGAAATCGACGACAAGGGCGAGGAAGACGTCCGCCGCCGCTGTACGGGGGGGCTGACCTGCCCAGCCCAGGCGGTCGAACGGTTAAAGCACTTCGTCTCCCGCAAGGCCCTCGATATCGATGGCCTCGGCGCCAAACAGGTCGAGCTCTTCCAGTCGAAGGGCGTCATGAAAGGCCCGCAGGACATTTTCCGGCTGGCGACGCGGCTCGAGGATGAAGGCCTGCCACCCCTGAAAGATTGGGAAGGGTTCGGCGAGACCTCCGCCCGCAACCTCTATGACGCTATCGATCAACGCCGGAAGCCGCCTTTCCAGCGGTTCCTCAATGGTCTCGGTATCCGTCATGTCGGCGAGATCACCTCAGGGCTCCTCGCGCGCCATTATCTGAACTGGGAGAGCTTCTGGCAGGTGGTCGAGAAGGCCGCGGCAGGCGACGAGACGGCCGAAGCTGACCTTCTGTCGATTGATGGCATCGGCCAGACAGCAGTGACCAGCCTCAAGGATTTCGCCGCAGAAGCCCACAACCGCGAGATGCTGGAAAGCCTGCTCGCCGAGGTCGAGATCGAGCCCGCAGAGGCCGCTGCCAGCGATAGCGCCGTGTCCGGCAAGACGATCGTCTTTACCGGAACGCTGGAAAAGATGACCCGCGACGAAGCAAAGTCCCGGGCGACAGCGCTCGGCGCCAAGGTCTCAGGGTCAGTATCGGCCAAGACCGATATTCTCGTCGCTGGCCCGGGCGCAGGCTCGAAGCTGAAAAAGGCCGAAGAGCTTGGTGTGCGCGTCATCACGGAGGATGACTGGCTCGAACTCGCCGGCCTCTAG
- the recN gene encoding DNA repair protein RecN produces MITALSIRSFLLIERLDIESADGFTALTGETGAGKSIILDALGLVLGASASKKLVRKGADQASILAEFALEADNPVWPMLEEAGVEASPEETLTLKRILSAKGPARAFVNDQPVSAGLLAQLGERLVEIHGQHSASTLMKPSNHRTLLDTYAGNESLLEACGVSWDEYEAVRDAREALEAQLAEAEEAHAWLAETVEALDELAPEAGEFDRLSAERSILMQSEKIAESATEAFEAFQAGEVEAILGQASRAAERILRIDGLDAMESDLSKAARAAAEALDRALIEAGEASAALEGLGLAAVHDPDALERVEQRIVALRSAARKYSVDANELPAFWTETRQKLELCDAPDGSLMKARSDEQAAAARWRTAADRLTKARKAAAKRLETSISTELKPLKLERTKVKVRFDDIADTQSGRMGREKAEFEVETNPGAGFGPLRQIASGGELARFSLALQCVLAESTQVPVLVFDEADQGVGGAVAAAIGERLARLADSRQVFAITHSPQVAASASNQWLVTKAGVKGNGLGETHLTGLDASERHEEIARMLSGSKVTEEARAAATRLLEDV; encoded by the coding sequence ATGATCACTGCGCTCTCGATTCGATCCTTCCTGCTCATCGAGCGTCTCGACATTGAGTCGGCCGATGGCTTCACCGCCCTGACCGGGGAAACCGGTGCGGGTAAATCCATCATTCTTGATGCCCTCGGCCTCGTGCTCGGCGCGAGTGCTTCGAAAAAGCTTGTGCGCAAGGGCGCCGATCAGGCGAGCATCCTGGCAGAGTTCGCGCTGGAGGCGGATAACCCCGTCTGGCCGATGCTCGAAGAGGCCGGGGTAGAGGCCTCTCCTGAGGAGACGCTGACCCTCAAGCGGATATTGTCCGCCAAGGGACCTGCGCGCGCCTTCGTGAATGATCAGCCCGTCAGCGCTGGTCTGCTCGCGCAGCTCGGTGAGCGGCTTGTCGAAATTCATGGCCAGCATTCTGCTTCGACGCTGATGAAGCCCTCCAATCACCGCACACTGCTCGACACCTATGCCGGCAATGAAAGCCTGCTGGAGGCCTGCGGCGTCTCATGGGACGAATATGAAGCCGTCCGGGATGCACGCGAAGCGCTGGAGGCGCAGCTTGCAGAAGCTGAGGAGGCGCATGCCTGGCTCGCCGAAACGGTAGAGGCGCTAGATGAGCTTGCCCCTGAGGCGGGCGAGTTTGACAGGCTCAGCGCAGAGCGCAGCATTCTGATGCAGTCGGAAAAGATCGCCGAGTCGGCGACCGAAGCTTTCGAGGCCTTTCAGGCTGGCGAGGTCGAAGCGATCCTCGGCCAGGCAAGCCGCGCGGCTGAGCGTATCCTGCGTATCGATGGCCTCGACGCCATGGAAAGCGATCTGTCAAAGGCTGCCCGCGCAGCCGCTGAAGCGCTCGACCGCGCCCTCATTGAGGCAGGGGAGGCCAGCGCTGCGCTGGAAGGGCTCGGGCTTGCCGCCGTCCACGATCCAGATGCGCTTGAGCGCGTCGAGCAGCGCATCGTTGCGCTGCGGTCTGCCGCCCGCAAATACAGCGTAGACGCCAATGAGCTGCCAGCCTTCTGGACCGAGACCCGCCAGAAACTTGAGCTTTGCGATGCCCCAGATGGCTCTTTGATGAAAGCCCGTTCAGATGAGCAGGCCGCGGCGGCGCGCTGGCGTACAGCCGCTGATCGCCTGACCAAGGCGCGCAAGGCCGCTGCCAAACGTCTCGAAACCTCGATTTCGACCGAACTGAAACCGCTCAAGCTTGAGCGCACCAAGGTGAAAGTCCGTTTCGACGACATCGCGGACACCCAGTCGGGCCGCATGGGCCGTGAGAAGGCAGAGTTCGAGGTCGAGACCAATCCCGGCGCAGGCTTTGGCCCGCTCCGCCAGATCGCGTCCGGCGGTGAGCTTGCGCGCTTCTCGCTGGCGCTCCAGTGCGTTCTGGCCGAGAGCACGCAGGTGCCGGTCCTGGTCTTTGACGAGGCGGACCAGGGCGTTGGCGGGGCTGTTGCCGCAGCCATTGGTGAGCGTCTTGCCCGACTTGCTGACAGCCGCCAGGTGTTCGCCATCACGCACAGTCCACAAGTTGCCGCATCCGCCTCGAACCAGTGGCTGGTCACAAAGGCAGGCGTGAAGGGCAACGGTCTTGGCGAAACCCATCTCACCGGTCTAGATGCCAGCGAACGGCATGAGGAAATCGCCCGCATGCTGTCCGGCAGCAAGGTGACCGAGGAGGCAAGGGCCGCAGCAACAAGGCTTCTTGAAGATGTATGA